AGTCTTCCTATTGAAGACATTAACAACCTAATTTATGAAAATTCAACAAAACTGTAACAATTTAAGGAGGTCACTTCGAATATGACCTTTTTGTTTCTTGGACTCCTTTTGAGTATTTCTTTTGTGAACTTGGTTCACTTCATTGTTAGACCCTATGTAAAATTCACTTATTTGAAATATGAACCGCTTTGTTTTCATTACCAGTATAAGATCAGAAAACGACTTGAAAAAGTAAGGGAAAAGTTCATGAAAAGTTGGGTAAAAGTACGGTGTTTTTATAGGTTCGTTGTCACTTTTCTGACACGAGCTTTTTTCTTGTAGTTTTACCCAGAAACCCTTATTTTTTAAGGTTTTTATTTTGAAGTAATGAAGAAAGGAGAGTGAAACGAATGTCAGAAATACTAAGGAAAAACTCGCTGACGGATACTCAGAAGCGGGTCGCTGAAACTTTTGCAACGAACGACATTCAAAAGAAAACAATTGCCCAGATTGCTGAAGAATATGGAGTCACAGAAAGAACCATTTACCGTTGGAAGAAAGACCCAGAGTTCATTGCTTACCAGAACTCTGTTGCAGAGAGAGCAATGGAAGACTTCCTCACTGAAGCATACTCCAAACTCAAGCAATTATTGAGGGAAGGAAAGTCAGAAAAGACCCAGCTGGAAGCAATTAAACTTGTCTTACAGAACAGAGGAAAGCTCAAGGACTCTCATGAACATACTCATGAAATTAAGCAACAGCAAACACTCCAAGACCTTGAGAGAGAAGTCATTGACATGGAGAACGAACTGTTAAATGACTGATTGAATGTAACAAAATATAGATTGTGTTACATTGGAAAAAGATTTAAAACGTTGATAGAACACGGTTCCCTCCAGTCTTCCAAGCTTCTCGGAAAAGGGACTCAAGCAAAAGAATGAAAAAGGTTTTGTTTCATTCGAATTTCGTGTAAAGAAAAACTTCTTGACAGGGGTACACAAGGGGGCTGGGGGTCTTTCTCTCCCTCTTCTGTGTCCTACAATTTACACACAAAATTTTTAAAAGTACTGAGTGACCTTTTATTAATTAATAATGAATGGTTTGTTATAAGGTCAGTTTTATTCAAACAGCACATAAATTTTTGAAAGAAGGAAAAACATTTTCACATAGAGAATAATATAAAATAAAACAGAATGATTTGGTTAAGCAAAATCTATATTTAATAGGAATGCCTAGTGGGGGAGAAAGAAATATGTGTGGGTTCTTAGTTGGTTTATTTATCCTTTACATGATTTTAAGCGTGGTTATCGGGATTGTTGTTCCTAATGGAGATATCGCCCCAATAATCTCAATGGTTATTATTGCAATTATATTGATAATAGGGCTTATACGTTTCTTTTCAGAAAGAAAGGACAATGTTGCAAATTATGGAGATCATGTTGTAACAACAAAAGGAAGACTTTTTCCCTATGGTAATACCTTTAATGGAACAATTGAAGTATTTAACAGTGGGTTTAAAGCTGAAGGTAAATTCCATTACTTTTCAGATATACTCGATATAACAGTTAATAGTTACAGAGGTTCCAGTACTGTTGTGCCATTTAGTAGAGAAATTGTGAATATGGAGATAAAATTCAAGAACGGAAGAGAAATAACATATAGAAAAAACGATAATCTAGAAGAGTATCAGCAAATAAGGAATGCATTTTTAAATTACGATCCGCATGAAAATAAAGGTTTGAATAGCAGTGTTCAATTTAACACGTTTAGAAAATCAAATACCAATCAATCTATAGAAATCTATAAAAATAGTTTTTCATTAAATGGTACTGTTTATTTTTTTTCTAATATCGAGTTTATGGAGGTTTCTAGTGGCGATAATGTGATAGCTCAACTAAAATTTATATATAAAAGTGGTACAGAAAGAGTCTTTAGGGATAGTTTGATTGGTAGACTGAGTGAATATCAAAAGGTTAAAAAAGCATTTGAAGAATATTCGGTCAAAGGAAAAAAAACAGTTAGACAAATATGAAATAAATAAATAGTCACTTTAAAATAGAAACCTCGTTGGGTAAGGTATATCAACTTTCAAAAAGGGGTTTTATTAGGAAGGTTACTTAGTTAAGAAAATCTTTGGTGGAGAAATCTCTATTTTTGTGCTGAAATTCAAAAGAAATACAAGCTTGTGACAGGTCGTAAACCTAAGAAATAAAGGGGAGGGTCTCATTGACCTTCCCATTATTATTTCAAAAGTATTCGTCGTATTTTAGTATTCCCTTCAGTCTTTTAATTTCAGCTTCTAAATGCAAAGTTATTCTCTGAACTTGGTAATATTCTAATGTTCTATTATGTGCCACTAAAAACCAAGCTTGTTCCAATTCAGCAAGTTGTTCTTCAATTTCTTTAGCGGTCAACCACAAAGTATCTGTCACTCTTATTTTCACTGGTTCTGGTCTTCTCACAATTTACACTCCTTACAAAGTGAAGTCCTTCAGAGCTTCGTCCATGTTATCTTGGTTTATTCCAATGTATCTCAAAGTGATTGACGGAGCTGAATGGTTGAAAATTTCTTGTAACATTGCAACGTCCATTGTTCTTTTATAGAACCAATATCCAAAAGTCTTTCTCAAAGTGTGTGTTCCAATTTCGTCAAGTCCAATTTCTTGAGCTGTCTTGTTTAATACTCTGTATGCTTGAACTCGTGTAATTGGTTTGTCTCCCTTACGACTTGGGAACAACCAAGACTCTGGGTCAAGATCTTCAGTGTAGTTGTAAACAACTTCTTTGAGGGAGTTATTGATTAAAAAGCGTTTTGTCTTTCCAGTCTTACTTTCTTCAATGCAAAGGTGAGACTTTCCTCGAATGTCTTTGACCTTGAGTTGAAGGAGGTCACTAATACGACAACCAACATTTATTCCGAGGGTAAACATGAAGGAGTCTCTTG
This Neobacillus sp. YX16 DNA region includes the following protein-coding sequences:
- a CDS encoding phBC6A51 family helix-turn-helix protein, which encodes MSEILRKNSLTDTQKRVAETFATNDIQKKTIAQIAEEYGVTERTIYRWKKDPEFIAYQNSVAERAMEDFLTEAYSKLKQLLREGKSEKTQLEAIKLVLQNRGKLKDSHEHTHEIKQQQTLQDLEREVIDMENELLND
- a CDS encoding site-specific integrase, with amino-acid sequence MEFVQPIRDINKIEEMKEKLSPRDSFMFTLGINVGCRISDLLQLKVKDIRGKSHLCIEESKTGKTKRFLINNSLKEVVYNYTEDLDPESWLFPSRKGDKPITRVQAYRVLNKTAQEIGLDEIGTHTLRKTFGYWFYKRTMDVAMLQEIFNHSAPSITLRYIGINQDNMDEALKDFTL